One stretch of Mangifera indica cultivar Alphonso chromosome 9, CATAS_Mindica_2.1, whole genome shotgun sequence DNA includes these proteins:
- the LOC123225250 gene encoding mini zinc finger protein 2-like, whose product MRKRQVVLRRRKESSTTTSSVTVRTVRYVECQKNHAAGVGGYAVDGCLEFMASGEEGTDAALTCAACGCHRSFHRREVETEVVCENSASSSVA is encoded by the coding sequence ATGAGGAAGCGTCAAGTGGTtttgagaagaagaaaggagTCTTCAACTACTACTTCATCTGTCACAGTCAGGACTGTAAGATATGTTGAGTGCCAGAAGAATCATGCTGCCGGAGTGGGAGGCTATGCGGTGGACGGTTGTCTCGAGTTCATGGCCAGCGGGGAAGAAGGAACTGATGCTGCACTCACTTGTGCTGCTTGTGGCTGCCACCGTAGCTTCCACCGCAGGGAAGTGGAGACCGAGGTGGTTTGCGAGAATTCGGCGTCTTCATCTGTGGCTTAA
- the LOC123225103 gene encoding transcription factor MYB30-like: MGRRPCCDKVGVKKGPWTPEEDIVLVSYIQEHGPGNWRAVPTNTGLHRCSKSCRLRWTNYLRPGIRRGSFTDHEEKMIIHLQALLGNRWAAIASYLPQRTDNDIKNYWNTHLKKKLIENKNLQAEGRSKDGFSSSSLSHPHSISRGQWERRLQTDIHMARQALCEALSPEKPTFKSELQSSYGFTSYTSTTTYASSAENIARLLKGWVRNSPKLASTTKNSSATTSSEETPNKVEAFGSLFGCGFESFDSSANSDLSQCMSPESSFLQDESKQDLSAHDQIPQLSLLEKWLFDDQSDLKLDESALIF, translated from the exons ATGGGGAGGCGACCATGCTGTGACAAAGTTGGAGTTAAGAAAGGACCATGGACTCCTGAAGAAGATATCGTTTTGGTCTCTTATATTCAGGAACATGGCCCTGGAAACTGGAGGGCCGTTCCTACTAATACAG GATTGCATAGATGCAGCAAAAGTTGCAGGCTTCGATGGACTAATTACCTGAGGCCAGGAATCAGACGTGGTAGTTTTACTGACCATGAAGAGAAGATGATCATCCACCTTCAAGCTCTCCTAGGAAACAG ATGGGCTGCCATAGCTTCTTATCTTCCTCAGAGAACTGACAATGACATCAAAAACTACTGGAACACCCACTTGAAGAAGAAGCTGATCGAGAACAAGAATCTTCAAGCTGAAGGTCGCTCTAAAGATGgcttctcttcatcttctttatcaCATCCACACTCCATTTCTAGAGGCCAGTGGGAGAGAAGGCTCCAAACCGATATCCACATGGCGAGACAAGCTCTATGCGAGGCTTTATCACCTGAAAAACCAACCTTCAAATCTGAGTTGCAATCCTCTTATGGCTTCACTTCTTACACATCAACAACAACTTATGCTTCAAGTGCTGAGAACATAGCCAGATTGCTTAAAGGATGGGTCAGAAACTCTCCAAAATTGGCTTCTACAACTAAAAACTCCTCTGCCACAACTTCAAGTGAAGAGACTCCAAACAAGGTAGAGGCTTTTGGATCATTGTTTGGCTGTGGCTTTGAGTCTTTTGATTCATCAGCCAATTCTGATTTGTCCCAATGCATGTCTCCGGAGTCAAGCTTTTTACAAGATGAGAGCAAGCAAGATCTCAGTGCTCATGATCAAATACCGCAATTATCTTTGCTCGAAAAGTGGCTTTTTGATGATCAAAGTGACCTTAAATTAGATGAGAGTGCTCTAATTTTCTGA